From the genome of Caldisalinibacter kiritimatiensis:
GTAATATCCTCTTTGCAACTAATAAACTCCATAATATCTGGATGATCTACTCTTAGGATACCCATATTAGCTCCTCTACGTGTACCACCCTGTTTTACGGCTTCTGTAGCTGAATTAAACACTTTCATAAAGCTAACAGGACCAGATGCTACTCCCCCTGTAGATTTAACAGTTGCCCCCCTAGGTCTAAGTCTTGAAAAGCTAAATCCTGTACCTCCGCCACTTTTGTGTATAAGTGCTGCATTTTTTATGGCATCAAAAATACCCTCCATAGAGTCTTCTACTGGCAACACAAAGCAAGCTGATAGTTGTCCTAGTTCCTTACCTGCATTCATTAATGTAGGGGAATTAGGTAAAAACTCAAGATTAGACATCATTTCAAAAAAACTTTGTTCAGTTTTCTTTATATCAGCTTTCTCATCATACATCTTATCAGCTTTAGCTATATGTTTAGCAACCCTTTTAAACATTTCTTCTGGAGTTTCAATTACATTTCCATCTACATCTTTGGTCAAATATCTTTTTTCAAGAACTTTCAAAGCATTATCTGTAAGTTTCATCAGTGTCCCCTCCATATTCTACATTTAGTGGTTTGCGACTGGTAATCACTCTACATATTGTATCATTTAGTGTTGTATAAGTCAATGAGGCTATTTATACATTATAAAAGACCAGAAGGCATCCTTCTAGTCTCAAATAGTTATTCCTCTATATTTTCTTCTTTTTTTATTTTTTCAAATCCTTCTTTTGTATATCTATTAGCAGAATTCCAAAAAATCCATTCCTCTAACCCTACATCATAAGTAGCTTGTATCTGTGCTCTTATTTCTTCTGGACCATAATATATAAAATGTTCACCATAAGCTTTTTTCAACCATGTCGCTGAAAAATCTTGTAGCCATGGTCTAAGTATTGCTTTGTCTTGGTCTTCAACATTTTCTATATTATCTATTCTATCTTTTGCTCTAGTAAGTGCTGCATAAATTATTTTGTAAGGGTGAGAATCTGGATACCTTACCCCATATGAGCCTAGTGCATAGTGTGATGGATAAATCATAGGACATAAAATATCTGTGTTGACTGCCAATGTTTCTAAATGTTGTCCTATTCCTGAGTCACCTTTTACGTTTATAATGTCTCCAAATACATCAGCTGAAACATAGACACCTTTAGGTTCTAATCTCTTTCTTGCGTATGCTAAGAATTCAGATATAGCCTCTGCTTTAGTTTTCTCTTGTCCAGCTTGTCCATAATCTATAATTGACCTATTGCCATCTGTTGGAAATCTTACATAGTCAAACTGTATTTCTTTAAAACCCTTTAAAGCTGCTTCCTCTGCCAATCTTATTGGATACTCCCATGATTCTTTGTTGTAAGGATTAAGCCATGCATTACCTTTA
Proteins encoded in this window:
- a CDS encoding putative glycoside hydrolase, translating into MKNIKKSILITLVSVIAILLIFTNSNIFSNALGSNTSTDDSMYALDNNLSFNDYMVQPDTNWGVYKEKVKVKGIFLTGNSLAYTPRFNQLLKLVNETEINTMVIDVKDDKGILSYESNVELAKEIGANKNIKVKDFEEKMEILRQNDVYTIARIVTFKDRLAGTKRPDLAIKTKSGKIWRDNKGNAWLNPYNKESWEYPIRLAEEAALKGFKEIQFDYVRFPTDGNRSIIDYGQAGQEKTKAEAISEFLAYARKRLEPKGVYVSADVFGDIINVKGDSGIGQHLETLAVNTDILCPMIYPSHYALGSYGVRYPDSHPYKIIYAALTRAKDRIDNIENVEDQDKAILRPWLQDFSATWLKKAYGEHFIYYGPEEIRAQIQATYDVGLEEWIFWNSANRYTKEGFEKIKKEENIEE